From one Catenuloplanes nepalensis genomic stretch:
- a CDS encoding glycosyltransferase produces MRLWPEWLETTPPATLGESTLPISSQPYNTPARTDIPAFTGDRPVILVTLGTVVEDLPLLRTAVQAVLDAGADALVTTGFAATPADLGAVTDPTRVRAVSFAPIAQLLDHAQAVLAAGGSGTTLATLSRGLPLAFIPKIANQPLVASLVTTFGAALTIDTPDSLPAAIPALLTTPSLRDRATAAQSLLAERPSPATTWTALRSRLG; encoded by the coding sequence GTGCGACTCTGGCCGGAATGGCTGGAGACCACACCCCCGGCCACACTCGGCGAATCCACGCTGCCGATCAGCAGCCAGCCCTACAACACGCCGGCCCGGACCGACATCCCCGCCTTCACCGGCGACCGCCCGGTCATCCTGGTCACCCTCGGCACCGTCGTCGAAGACCTGCCGCTGCTGCGCACCGCCGTCCAGGCCGTCCTCGACGCCGGCGCCGACGCCCTCGTCACCACCGGCTTCGCCGCCACCCCCGCCGACCTGGGCGCGGTCACCGACCCCACCCGCGTCCGCGCCGTCTCCTTCGCCCCCATCGCCCAACTCCTCGACCACGCCCAAGCCGTCCTCGCCGCCGGCGGCTCCGGTACCACCCTCGCCACGCTCTCCCGCGGCCTCCCGCTCGCCTTCATCCCCAAAATCGCCAACCAGCCCCTGGTCGCCTCCCTGGTCACCACCTTCGGCGCCGCACTCACCATCGACACCCCCGACTCCCTCCCAGCCGCCATCCCCGCCCTCCTCACCACCCCGTCCCTTCGCGACCGCGCCACCGCCGCCCAGTCCCTTCTCGCCGAGCGTCCTTCCCCCGCCACCACCTGGACAGCTCTCCGCTCCCGCCTCGGCTGA